A DNA window from Vigna angularis cultivar LongXiaoDou No.4 chromosome 1, ASM1680809v1, whole genome shotgun sequence contains the following coding sequences:
- the LOC108328144 gene encoding glycine-rich cell wall structural protein 1.0, whose protein sequence is MATSKLLSILFFALLSVGICSAARTLLLSIGHGIGDDVHDSIGVTGGGYGGGGGSGGGGGYGGAGAHGVGGYGGGAGGGEGAGGGYGAAGGGHGGGGGSGGGGGSGGVAGGGYGGGAGKGGGEGYGGGGGPGGGYGGGGGRGGGGGGGAGGAGGGYGGGEGAGSGGGYGGEHGGGYGGGGGSGGGGGGGAGPGGAYGGGYGSGGGSGGGYGGGAAGGGGGGSGGGGGGGYGGGGAHGGGYGGGAGSGEGGGHGGYYP, encoded by the coding sequence ATGGCTACTTCCAAACTTCTCAGCATTCTTTTCTTTGCCCTGTTGAGTGTAGGCATTTGCTCCGCTGCAAGAACTCTACTCTTGAGTATAGGTCACGGCATTGGCGATGATGTCCATGATTCGATTGGTGTTACGGGAGGAGGTTATGGAGGTGGTGGAGGTTCAGGTGGAGGTGGAGGATACGGAGGCGCAGGGGCACATGGCGTAGGTGGTTACGGAGGAGGAGCTGGTGGAGGTGAAGGTGCAGGTGGGGGATATGGAGCAGCTGGCGGTGGTcatggtggtggtggaggaagtggaggcgGTGGAGGCTCTGGCGGTGTTGCCGGTGGCGGATATGGAGGAGGAGCCGGAAAAGGGGGTGGGGAAGGGTACGGAGGGGGTGGAGGTCCTGGGGGTGGTTATGGGGGCGGAGGTGGCAGAGGAGGCGGCGGAGGAGGTGGTGCAGGAGGTGCTGGTGGGGGTTATGGGGGTGGCGAAGGAGCTGGATCGGGAGGTGGATATGGCGGAGAGCACGGTGGTGGATAtggaggtggtggtggaagTGGTGGCGGTGGAGGTGGTGGTGCCGGACCTGGCGGAGCTTATGGAGGTGGATATGGTAGTGGTGGAGGATCAGGTGGAGGTTATGGAGGTGGAGCTGCTGGCGGCGGAGGCGGTGGCTCTGGTGGCGGCGGTGGTGGGGGTTATGGTGGTGGAGGCGCACACGGAGGGGGTTATGGAGGTGGTGCTGGAAGCGGCGAAGGTGGTGGCCACGGTGGATACTACCCTTGA